The DNA segment TGAAGCCACAAGCGATTATTCGAGGCTGAAGCGCCATGAACAACCCTGATAtagtaaaattcaaaattttatattgttttttaaaaataatatttattattatataaaaataaataagatatGGATACACAACGTACATAAACATACCCAAACTGAACATGGCCATCCCAAGCCCTGCATCCGATATGATTTTGATGGAGTATTTCACCACACTCGGCATTCCCACATCCCATCTGTTTTATCACAACCCAACAAGATTTGCCAATTTCATTAAAAACATCGACAATGAATCGGATTGATTTGTCTCAAAATGAATCCGAAACTATTTTAATCAGGTCTGTTTGAGTCCGATATCAGAACTAGTCCCGGACCGATTATATAGTtagtaaataaaataagaattgacatgaaaattttatctaatttatTTAGATATATACATAATGGTTTTTTTCATGAAAATATTGATTCCAATTTGATCTCAATCTGGTTCAAACAAGATTGGTTTGAGTTCATCACCGACAATccaattttgtgaaaaaaagcTGATGAAAAGTACTTTGTATAAGCTCTCTCAAATATTACCTAACTTATATCAAGGTTAGTCCCTAAATTTTCCTTTAGAATAGTTATTAGATATATGTATGAAATACAAGAAAAATAGAGGTTAAATAAACTTACTTAAATGAGATGAGAGACCACAAAAGGCCTAAAACGCTGGAATAGGTATTTGGATTACGCGAAAGCTTCCTTCCAACCACGATTAATATAAGTCTTAGCATAACCACAGCACGTGGCAGTTCCTGATTGGCCGGCACACCTTTCATATCTGGTCCCTCTTCCACTGGAATCTTTAGGCAGTCCCTAAAGCTAAGATCTTTAtctgaaaataaataattatcatTATAATCCATACTTAGTAAAAAActttttttccaaatttttttaaatctaaaaCTAGTGCAAGTGCTTAATATAATatgttaatatatattataagctcttgaataataatttttttagtttttcaaataattgttttatttttatttttttcaaaataaaatatttaaaatacttgAATTGGTTAAGAATTGTTGTATTTAAAATGATGGAACTAACTAACTATTTGAGGAAAAAAAGTGGGAAAAATTTAGTGAAAAATTTTGAGATTACTGATAAACTAATGGTATATTGTAATCCAAATATGAGGTTGGGTAAATAGAaacgagagaaaaaaaaaatgggtgtGATAAGGACATAAAAAAAATCTCTAGCCTAAGACCCCATGTTGTAATATAGTATAGTAATATTGATAATTTCAATAATCATCAAAATTACCTTATATGTTATGTGGGCCAAATAATAAAGTTGGAGTGGGAATAAAATCaatattattactattattattattacgaTCATTAGAGCATAATTCAAACGAGCAATGATGCAAATATAAATATCAAATCCTAATTCAAACTCACGTGCTTCCTAGTAATAATAATGTCATCCATTACCAAAAGTAATTTGACCCCAACACCACCATAAACACTATGAAAAGGGTAAAAGAAAACAGGgtcattttattcaaaaaatgtAGCTAGACACCTTCATGAATTTTTCATTAATGGTATTTTCATACGcgtattaatttatatttttttttctaaaagcGAGAAAATGGACGCTTTGGATTAGTTTACAATAATACTATTCTTTATATCAATCGGAAGACATAACAAAATTAAGTAGTATTTTagattgtttttaaaaaatattttttagtttttctttcaaaaaaaaaacaaaaaaacaaacaaacaaatatgTTTTCTAGAAGCAATCCCGAACAGTACTAACTACTAAGTGCAAAAATTAATGAATTTATGGGTTTTAACAAATTATTCATATTTCCATTTCTCCCAAAAATTAATGAATTTATGGGTTTTTTTTCCGACTAAGTACAAAGGTGGCGCAAAGTAATGATATAAAAGGGGAAAAGCAAAAGTGTTGGGTGTTAAATTTAAATTGGATTGTGCGGTTAAAGCCTTGAAAATACACAGTTCTGAAAAGTGAGTCGCATAAGTTAGATGTTGAAAGATGAGAAAAAGATAAATGATTGCTACCCAAATTTCAAAAGCATGCatagttattaattattattcttttgtgaaaaaaaagtttaaaaaaaatatgtccCTTGACCTTGAGATGTAAGTCAGTTTTTATTCAAAGACAACATTTAACCGTGTAACTAAATGTGTAAATCTAACACATATCAAATTAACAAACCTTGTTACTTTTTTGTGAATTTCTACCTCGTAGAGTAGAGATTTTTCGCGTTTTTCATATTTTGTGCTAAGATCATAACTTGTCTCATCCAATATCCTACACTTAAAATTATAGCTGTGTAATTATAAACAATTGGGTATTGTAGAAgaattttcttctcttttttagTTAGAATATGTATATTATtggaatttatatttataataattttggacaccaacattGTCAGGTCAATTCTGTGAATGCACGTAAAATGTACATGCAAAAGCCTACTGAAACCTGTCATCTGCATGCATTGTCTCACGCCTATATATGTTTCCATGGATTCTTTTTTCGTTAATTTCGATAAAAACAGAATCCAATTCCAAGCTAATCGCAAAATCCAAACGAAAATCTTGCAAGAAAATAAACAGTGTCAGGCGCAATAATTGACGTAACATTCAGACACGTACCTCCGACGATGTTGTTAACGTCACCTCTGGACCCATCTGACGGCGACTCCCATGGGATTTTCACCGCCGGTGATGGCTGCCGGGAGACCTTCCCCGCGGCGGGGCTCGTGGCGGCGGAATCCATTCCGTTGAAGCTGGATGTTCTCGGGGTGGGTTGGAGGGAATACGCGTCGGAAGAAGCGTAGCCCGACACCCTCGGGCTGAAGGGTCGGAACCCGAGCCCGAACTCGTGGGGCGTGTTGATGGAGAATATCTCGGCGTTGGACAGATTGGAGGCGCGTGGGGAGGATGATCGTGCGGCGGAGGACGTGGTGGACCGTCGGATGCGGACACGGATGATGCGTCCGGCGTCGTCGATCTCGGAGTCGGTCAGGAGTGGGTCCCGGCCGTCGAGAGATATGACGTCGTTTTCGACGTCGAATTTGGTTACGGCGGCGGCGGCTCCGCCGGGGAACTGGGTTTTAATTAGTATAGTTGCGGCTCGGTACTCGAAGAGGAAGAGTAGTAGTGTATACctgcaattaattaattgaaactCTAAATTAATTATGGACTAATTGacaatttcattttttaaattttgaaggaaaattgatttaaaatttcAGGGTTTTAAGAACCCAAAgtaaaattaaatgaaaaaaacaaaaaaagaggCGGCAGCATCggtcaaaagaaaagaaataattGAATATTGTCAAATGAAAAGTGAAATGCACTTAATTTCCGCACTTTTAGACTTTTGGCATAAAATTGATTTCACTTTCTGGGTTGCGCAAATGCTTCCAAACAAAAGGGAATTGGCTTTTAACTTTTATCTATCTTCAACACGCACCCATTTCTATTTTACACTGTACATAAATTTATGGATTACTTAATTTATATGGATTTTATCAAGAAGacataatttctttttttttgttgtcaGTAATTATAGCATATGCcaggaaaaataatatttccatATGCAAAGTAGCCACTTTTTCTTTTATTCAAGGTTGTTTATTATTTGGCCGATGACGTGTAGCTTATCTGGGATCTTCAATATGGGATGAAGTCTCGAGTTCGAGACTCAATTATGACAATCTTTCCTCAACCCcagctcaaaaaaaaaaaaaaaggctgtTTATTATTTGTTGGATAAAATTTAGTAATACAACTAAAATTAAGTAGTCCTACCAAATAATTAGTTGTAGTGAAAGTAATTAAGTCACGACCAAGATATATTATAAGAGCTAGCACACACATGTAATCTGTACTTTGAGGTTGCATGCATGAGCAAGAACATTGATGGAAATTGAAACCCAATTAAAGAATATTTTCAAGCAACCaggaaaaaagattaaaaaaaagaaaaa comes from the Henckelia pumila isolate YLH828 chromosome 1, ASM3356847v2, whole genome shotgun sequence genome and includes:
- the LOC140891627 gene encoding auxin efflux carrier component 6 isoform X2; translated protein: MISTDDFYKVMCAMVPLYFAMLVAYVSVKFCNIFSPEQCSGINRFVAVFAVPVLSFHFISQNNPYEMDTKFILADTISKFSVLVLLSVWCIFKGKLEWLITIFSVSTLPNTLVMGIPLLKAMYGDFTQPIMVQLVVLQCILWYTLLLFLFEYRAATILIKTQFPGGAAAAVTKFDVENDVISLDGRDPLLTDSEIDDAGRIIRVRIRRSTTSSAARSSSPRASNLSNAEIFSINTPHEFGLGFRPFSPRVSGYASSDAYSLQPTPRTSSFNGMDSAATSPAAGKVSRQPSPAVKIPWESPSDGSRGDVNNIVGDKDLSFRDCLKIPVEEGPDMKGVPANQELPRAVVMLRLILIVVGRKLSRNPNTYSSVLGLLWSLISFKWDVGMPSVVKYSIKIISDAGLGMAMFSLGLFMALQPRIIACGFKMGAISMVVRFIGGPILMSAASLAIGLKGVHLHAAIVQLFHKELSHLCLLESMGCIQTY
- the LOC140891627 gene encoding auxin efflux carrier component 6 isoform X1, which codes for MISTDDFYKVMCAMVPLYFAMLVAYVSVKFCNIFSPEQCSGINRFVAVFAVPVLSFHFISQNNPYEMDTKFILADTISKFSVLVLLSVWCIFKGKLEWLITIFSVSTLPNTLVMGIPLLKAMYGDFTQPIMVQLVVLQCILWYTLLLFLFEYRAATILIKTQFPGGAAAAVTKFDVENDVISLDGRDPLLTDSEIDDAGRIIRVRIRRSTTSSAARSSSPRASNLSNAEIFSINTPHEFGLGFRPFSPRVSGYASSDAYSLQPTPRTSSFNGMDSAATSPAAGKVSRQPSPAVKIPWESPSDGSRGDVNNIVGDKDLSFRDCLKIPVEEGPDMKGVPANQELPRAVVMLRLILIVVGRKLSRNPNTYSSVLGLLWSLISFKWDVGMPSVVKYSIKIISDAGLGMAMFSLGLFMALQPRIIACGFKMGAISMVVRFIGGPILMSAASLAIGLKGVHLHAAIVQAALPQGIVPFVFAREYGLHPDILSTGVIFGMLISLPITLLYYLLLGL